A window of Natrinema versiforme contains these coding sequences:
- a CDS encoding ABC transporter ATP-binding protein, with protein sequence MPAITVDNLTKSFGQTLALEELSFQVKEGEVFGFLGPNGAGKSTTINIILDFARPTAGEVSVLGMDAQQYSRDIRQRTGVLPEGVKTYDRLTARQHLQFAIESKNADADPEALLERVGLVDAIDKKAGGYSKGMAQRLMLAMALVGEPDLLILDEPSTGLDPNGAREMRDIVREENERGATVFFSSHIMEQVEAVCDRVGILRDGEMVAVDSVEGLRDSVEGGTTLRVTVDRIDDDALQAVRSLPDVTNATVEGRDPPTVVVAVDGSKTAVLSTLEDRGIEVRDFTTTEASLDDVFQSYTTDTGVHAR encoded by the coding sequence ATGCCCGCTATTACAGTCGACAACCTGACCAAGTCGTTCGGTCAGACCCTCGCACTCGAGGAGCTCTCCTTCCAAGTCAAGGAAGGCGAGGTGTTCGGCTTCCTCGGTCCCAACGGCGCTGGCAAGTCGACGACGATCAACATCATCCTCGATTTCGCCCGCCCGACTGCGGGCGAGGTCAGCGTCCTCGGCATGGACGCCCAGCAGTACAGCCGGGACATCCGGCAACGGACCGGCGTCCTCCCCGAGGGCGTCAAGACCTACGACCGGCTGACCGCCCGCCAACACCTCCAGTTCGCGATCGAGTCCAAAAACGCCGACGCGGACCCCGAGGCGCTGCTCGAGCGCGTCGGCTTGGTCGACGCGATCGACAAGAAAGCCGGCGGCTACTCGAAGGGGATGGCCCAGCGGCTCATGCTCGCGATGGCGCTGGTCGGCGAACCGGACCTGCTGATTCTGGACGAGCCCTCCACCGGACTCGACCCGAACGGCGCCCGCGAAATGCGAGACATCGTCCGCGAGGAGAACGAGCGGGGCGCGACCGTCTTCTTCTCGAGTCACATCATGGAGCAGGTCGAGGCGGTCTGTGACCGCGTCGGCATCCTCCGGGACGGCGAGATGGTCGCCGTCGACTCCGTCGAGGGACTGCGCGACTCCGTCGAGGGCGGCACGACGCTGCGGGTCACCGTCGACCGAATCGACGACGACGCCCTGCAGGCGGTCCGCTCGCTGCCAGACGTGACGAACGCCACCGTCGAGGGCCGGGACCCGCCGACGGTCGTCGTCGCCGTCGACGGCTCGAAGACGGCGGTTCTCTCGACGCTCGAGGACCGTGGCATCGAGGTCCGGGACTTCACGACGACTGAGGCGTCGCTCGACGACGTCTTCCAGTCGTACACCACGGATACGGGGGTGCATGCGCGATGA
- a CDS encoding ABC transporter permease, translating to MSTETGTASDSTGGSASSSVNLESVRAVAKKDFQDSIRSWLFWGLSVFFFTLMAALAGFISWANPDDLTTIGFISLVSQVCKLVIPLIALILGWKSIAGERETGSIKVLLSLPHSRKDVLLGKLLGRTAVLTLSLIIGFLIGMVAVAFAVSEFSFPAYIAFLAMTIVYGLAYMSIAVSLSSLTRSTTMAGAAMFGVFVLFYIVWNSIQRALGLLMDRGFIEGVSYTTTNFAGQQVEPTRLPDWALFINMVDPGNAYQNTITLFSSLSSDSIGTTFNEAAFPNGFPFFLQDWFSCIILLFWIVVPIAVALYRFDRVDI from the coding sequence ATGAGTACCGAAACCGGTACCGCGTCCGATTCGACGGGCGGATCGGCCTCGAGTTCGGTCAACCTCGAGAGCGTGCGTGCGGTCGCGAAGAAGGACTTTCAGGACTCGATCCGCTCGTGGCTGTTCTGGGGGCTGAGCGTGTTCTTTTTCACCCTCATGGCCGCCTTGGCCGGCTTCATCTCGTGGGCGAATCCGGACGATCTCACGACGATCGGATTCATCTCGCTGGTCAGTCAGGTGTGTAAGCTCGTCATCCCGCTGATCGCGCTCATTCTCGGGTGGAAGTCCATCGCCGGCGAACGCGAGACGGGGAGCATCAAGGTCTTGCTGTCGCTGCCCCACTCGCGGAAGGACGTCCTCCTCGGCAAGCTGCTGGGTCGGACGGCCGTGCTCACCCTGTCGCTGATCATCGGCTTTCTCATCGGCATGGTCGCCGTCGCGTTCGCCGTCTCGGAGTTCTCCTTCCCGGCGTACATCGCCTTCCTGGCGATGACGATCGTCTACGGGCTCGCGTACATGAGCATCGCCGTCTCGCTCTCGTCGCTGACCCGTTCGACGACGATGGCCGGCGCGGCGATGTTCGGCGTCTTCGTCCTGTTCTACATCGTCTGGAACTCGATCCAGAGGGCGCTGGGACTCCTGATGGACCGAGGGTTCATCGAGGGAGTCAGCTACACGACGACGAACTTCGCCGGACAGCAAGTCGAGCCGACCCGATTGCCCGACTGGGCGCTGTTCATCAACATGGTCGACCCCGGCAACGCCTACCAGAACACGATCACGCTGTTCAGTTCCCTCTCGAGTGACTCGATCGGGACGACGTTCAACGAGGCCGCGTTCCCGAACGGCTTCCCGTTCTTCCTGCAGGACTGGTTCTCCTGTATCATCCTGCTGTTCTGGATCGTCGTCCCGATCGCCGTCGCGCTTTACCGGTTCGACCGCGTCGACATCTGA